A segment of the Aromatoleum aromaticum EbN1 genome:
TTTGCCGGCAGCAAGTATGACGATCAGTATGACTTGTTATTGGATACCGGACGCCACGCAGTCACCAAGCAGGAGTCGGACAGACATCTGTGGCGCGTGCCTACATTGCGCAATATTGCGCTGACGGCACCCTATCTCCACAACGGCAAGGTGGAGACGCTCGAGGAAGCAGTGGTGGTGATGGCGAAGACACAGCTGAACAAGGACGTAACCCCCGCGCAAGTCAAGGATGTAGTCGCCTTCCTGACAAGTCTTGGCGGGAGTTTTCCCGCGCAGACCATGCCGCGTCTTCCGCTAACGGTGGGAGTCAGCATCGTGCCCGCTGTGGACCCGCACCTCAAGACCACGCCCCTGAGCCACTGATACGTGACGGGCGTGACGGTCGGGTCTTGGTGTGAACCGACGTCTGGCTGAAACACGAACGGACTCGGCACACTCAAGGCGTGGATGGGCGCAACCCACTTCCTGACCAAGGGCCTCGGTCGGGAGCAGTCGGGGAGGCATAGCGGTTCGAGTGTCACGTTCGGCCGAGTTTTACGCGTAGGTCGGCCGCCAGGTTTCCGGCCGAAGCGGCCTCTCAAATGCTCCCTCTGCAGAAGCGACGACCGGCAGCAGTGGGCCGGTAGAACGTACCGGCCTTGGCTCAAGACTTCTTCGTCTTCGTCTTCGTCTTCGTCTTCGACTCGACGACACTGCCGTCGACCGGGTTGTGGTAGATCTCGACCTTGTTGCCGTCCTTGTCCATGCCATATAGCTCGTAGCAATTCCCCTTGGTGACTTGGAAGCGCTCGAGCGTGTAGCCGGCGTCGACGAGCTTCCGGAGCATGGTCGTTTGCGGCATCCAGCTGCTTTCCGGGGTTTCGGTGCAGGCCGGGCCGGCGAAAGCGGCGGTGCCCATCAGCACGCTGGAAGCGGCGACGATGAGATGATGAAGTTTCATGGCTGTTCTCCTTTCATGCCGGGATGGCATGGAACGCATTCTGTGGAAACGGAGATGAATAAAAGCTGAACGAGCAACGCAATCGCGGCGTGATGACAGGGGGCTCACAATTCACGGGCAAGTGCGACCCTGCTGTCCAGGATGGACACTGACATATCCGGATACCACGACACGGCTCGTTTCACCGCGCTCGTTAAGCAGCGGTTCAGGTTCGGTGCGACAGAATGCGTCCTGTGCCGATTGGGCATGCAAACCAACTTGGAGAATCCAAATGAGAAGCCTTAATGCCTTGCTTGCCGTCGCCGGCCTGACGCTGAGCGCCGTTGCCTTCGCCGGGCCGCAGTGCACCGACATGCCGAAATCGGACTGGATGTCCGAGGAAGCGATGAAACAGAAGATCGCCGAACAAGGCTATACCGTCGATAAGTTCAAGACGACGGACGGCAACTGCTACGAAATCTACGGCAAGGACCAGGACGGCAAGAAGGTCGAGATCTACTTCAGTCCGATCGACGGCAGCGTGGTCAAAGAGAAGCGCGGCTGAGCGCGATACCAGAGGAGGCCGCGATGTCCATGGGAAAGGTCAGAGTCTGGGATCGCCCGGTGCGCATTTTTCACTGGGGATTGGTCGCTTCGTTGACTGCCGCCTATCTCACGTCCGAGGACGCCGAGTCTCCTCACCAGTGGGCGGGATACCTCGCGCTCGCATTGGTCGCATTCCGCGTCGTGTGGGGGTTCGTCGGCAGTCCGCACGCGCGCTTCGCCGACTTCGTGCCACGGCCGGCGACCCTGGTCGACTATGTCGGTCAGCTTGCGCGCGGGCGCGAGCCGCGTCATCTGGGCCACAATCCGGCAGCTGCGGTGATGATCGTGTTTCTGATGGCGATGGTGGCAACGATCGGCACCACCGGCTGGCTGATGACGACCGACTGGGGGTGGGGAAGTGAAATTCTCGAGGAGGTGCACGTCACCGCAGTCGATCTGACGCTCGGCGCGATTGCGCTCCACGTCGCCGCGGCGATCTTCGAAAGTGTTCGCCACCGGGAAAACCTCATCCTGTCGATGCTGACGGGCTACAAGCGCCGATAGCGCGGACCCTGCGGGCGGGCCGGGAGTGCCAAGCGAAAGAACGCGGTCGCAGTTCTGGCGGACTGTGGGTTTTTCTTGCTTCCGGCATTAAATGCCGAAATGAAACCGAACCCGCTCTTCCAGCAATCGCCGGACATCCTCCTCGTTACACTGGCCTAGGCGGTTGAACACTTCGCGGGCAATCGGGCGGAAGGCAGCCATCACACGCGGGTCGAAATGGCTCCCGGTGTCCGCCTCCAGGATCGACATCGTTGTCTCGAGGCCCATCGGCTCTTTGTAGGGTCGTTTCGAGCTGAGTGCATCGAAGACGTCCGCCACGGCAAATATGCGCGCGGCAAGCGGGATTCCGTCGCCCGACAGTTTGCGCGGGTAACCCGAGCCGTCCCACTTTTCGTGATGGGCCGCGACCACCGCATTCGCGTCCTCGAGCCACCCGATGCCGGACACAATTTCCTCGCCATGCGCGACGTGCGTATGCATGATTTTGCTCTCTTCGGCGTCGAGCTTGCCCGGTTTGAGCAGAATCGCATCGGGAATGCTGATCTTGCCGACGTCGTGCAGAAAACTGCCAACGATCAACGACTGCATCGTCCTGCCGCGCAGGCCGAGGCGTTCGCCGATGCGCGCAGCAAGCCACGCAACGCGAAAATTGTGGGCGCCGGTATCGGAATCCCGCATCGCGACGGCACGCCCGAGCGCTTCCATCATCGACAGGTGCGAATCAAGGATTTCGCGGGCCTTGCGCTCATTGTCGGCCGACAGACGTACGACAACGGGATAGATTGCGGTGCCGCACAACAGCGAGGCGAATCCGACCATCAGGGCAGCGCTGAGCGCATTCGCACGCATCTGCTCGCGCTGCCACGTCGGGATGACGCGAACACCTTCGAAGTATCCCGTGATCCGATCCGCGTCGACGGTTCCTTGCAGCGGGACAAAAACTCGCAACACCCAACGCCTGTCTTCAAGTCTGAAGCTCTCATGAAAACCGGCACGGTAAGCGGGACGTACGTGCGAGGGCAGCTGTTCTTCAACCGCTTCGCCCTCCTCGGTCATTGCCTGGGCGAGCTTTACTCCTTGCCGGTCATAGATTTCGGCGATGTCGAACAGTCCCCCGGCAAGAGCACTCGCGGCCTTGCGGGCGTTGTCGCCAGCCTCCGGGCCGGTCAGCGTAATAGCGCCGAAATGATGCAGAAGGCGGCGTGACTCGTCGATTGCCAGCCATACCGTTCCGTCCTCGGCACCTTTATACGCGACGAACCACGCGACCGGACTGACCAGCGCAGCAAGCAGCGCGCTGACGACCGCAATCCGTACCGCGGTTCGCTTGTTGAACGAGTTCATGTGCTGCTCCCAACGAGTGACTACACGTAGCCCGACCGGAGACGGTACTGGCCAAAAGATCCCGGTTTTTCGAGCGCTGCGTGTCGTCCTGAATTCTTGCCGACTTCCCCACGTGCGGCTTATTGGATCGCGGCTCGCCGCAGCGCGCGACGACGCATGAAGGCTGCGCACGCAGCGGTGCTCACCGTTCATTTTGCATTCAGCTCGACCCGCGTAACGTTCAAACCTGATTCCACGGTAACTGGAGAACGTCATGAACTCGAAGGTCCGTAAAGGCAAGAACGAGGAGTCGGTTTGCGGTCGCCGGCTCCCCCGTTTCATCCCAGGCCGCTTCGAGGCTGGCCCGAATTGCGGGACGGCCTTGGCAGTGAAAACCGAAAGGAGACAGGAAATGAACGCGAAATCTGCAAGAAAACTGGCCATCGCCTGCGCGCTCGCGCTGACCGGGATTGCCGGTGTAACCACCGGAGCAGTCGCTGCAAACGACCAAGTACCGCCGACGCAAGCCGAGGTCAAATGGCAAACTGACACGGCGCTCGAGCAAGGCATGCTGAATATCCGTAAGCGGTAACTGACGAGCGTTCTTGACTACTTCGAGATCCCGAAGAGATCGGATCGCAGCGGGTTGGCAGCGAAGTGCTGCTTCCACAGACGGGGGGTGAGTTGCGCGACGTCGGCAGCGGGGTGTTGGCCGACACGCTGCAGCACATCGACCAAATATTCGTACGGATCGATGTCGTGCAGCCGGCAGGTGGCGATCAGGCTCTGCGCGATGCCGACGTATTTGGCGCCGACCTCGGTCCAGCAAAAGAGCCAGTTGCGACGTCCCATGGGCACCACGCGCAACGCCCGCTCGAGATGGTTTGTGTCGATCGACACTTCGGGGTCGCGCAGGTACACCTCGAGGGCGGCACGGCGCTCCCGCACATAAGCCATGGCGGTGGTGAGCGGCGAACTGGGCAGCAAGCCGTGGGTGTCGAACTGGGCATCGACCCAGGCGAAGAACTCGTGGACCACGGGCTGTGCATGCTCGATCCGGTACGCCCGGCTCGCCTCGCCGACGAGCGTGGCCTCGCGGATGCGTTTCTCGACTGCATAGAGCTTGCCGATCATCTCCAGCGCCCGGCCCGCACGCTCGGGCTCGACCGACTGGGCGTCGAAGAACTTCCTCCTCGAATGCGCCCAGCATTGAGCGTGCGTGAGTCCGCACTTCTCGGCATAGCGTTCGTAGACTCCATAGCCATCGGTGAGGAGCACCGCCCCCTCGGGGGGCGGGTCAGTGCCCAGGATCTGCTCGATGTGCTGCGCCTTGCGGCTCTCGTGATAGACGAAACAGATCTCGTCACGTTCGCCATAGACCGGCCAGAAATAGCCGCCTTTCATCTTGCCGGGGCCAGCACGGCCGGCCTTGATCGGGGTCTCGTCCATCGCCTTGACCCGCGACAGCCGAATCGAGCCGAGCTGTGCGGTGAAGACGGGTTCGAGCAGCGCGAGCGCGCTATGGGTGAGCTGCGTGAGCCACGGGCGCGACACCCTGATGCCATTGTCCCCCAGTCGCTGGTGCTGGCGGTAGAGCGGCTGGTGATAGCAGAACTTGTCCGTGATGAGCCCGACGACAAAGCTCACATCAGCGCGGCTACCCTCGATGACACCCCTGGGCGCCGCGGGGCAGGAGATGAGCTGCGTGTTGCGAAGCTTGATCACCGGGCGCACGTATTTGAGGATGACGTAGCTGCCCGGGCGCTGCGCGAGCCGGAAACTCGTCTTCTCACCGATCACCTCGAACTGACCGGGAGCGAGCCCCTCGGCCTCGGGGTTGGGCACCTCGATCGTCTCGACCGGCACCCGGGCCTCGTCGAAGAACAGCGCCGACTCGTCGCCCTTGGCGCAGTCGCTGGTCCGGGCCCGTCGGGTATGGGCGGCAATGTCCTGGGCGGGGGGCGGCGGCGAGGATCCGGGCACCGGCAACTCGCCCAGACTCATCTGATGTGGGTTGGCGTCCACGATGCGCTTCTCGCTCTTCTGGCCGAAGAGCTGCCGACGGAACCAGTCGAGCTGGTGGCGCATCGCCTCGAATTCGCCTTTGATGACCTCGAACTGGCGCTGCTGCGCCAAGTGCGCGCCCGCCAGTTCGACGACCTGATCGGCCGTCCACTGGGCGGCTTCTTCACGGGTCGGCAGCTGCGTCAAAGGCGTCTGAGGCATGGCGTCATTTTACCAAAAACGCCAGCATTCATACGGGTTTGCGGTTACTTTCTGGAAGCGCAAAGCGCTTTTTGAAGCGTGCCGGCTCGATGCCCTCGAGCAGCAGTTTCAGCCCCGTCCAGTCCATCTCGCGGGTGGCCACCCGCGACCAATCCGACACGAAACGGCCCGACTCGAGCCGCTTGGCCCAGATGCAAAAGCCGCTGCGATCCCAGTACAGGACCTTCATCTGGGTCGCGCGGCGGCTGATGAACACGAACAGATGCCCCGACAACGGATCCTGTCCCACGCCGTGGCGGGCGAGCGCATACAAACCGTCGAAGGATTTGCGCATATCGACCGGGCGCCCGTACAGATGCACCCGCACCGCGCCTTCGGGAAAGAACATCAGCCGCGCACCAGATGCAGCACGACGCCGTCACCCAGATCAAGCTTCAACTCCCAGCGCGAAGTACCGCCCGACCCCAGCACTCCCAGATCAACGAAGGCCTCTTTCCGAGTCGCCCCGCCAGCGACTGCCTTACCGCACACCGGACCGACCGTCGCTCGCCAGCGCTGAAAGCTCGAGACGCTGATCGACTCGCGCGCGCAGAATGCCGTGACGCTCAGCCCACTCGAACCGTGTCGGGCGAAAACCTCCTGCCACTCCTCTCGGCTGCGCCGGCGCCAATTGCGCTTGAGCACTCCTGCCATGAACGATCCCTCCATTGCTGAGCCTGGAGGCAATTGTCCACGTCGATCACGGGCCCAGGAATAACGCCGGTCAGTTACCGCTTACGAATATCCGGGCAGTCGTGGAACAGAGTCTCCCGCAGATTCGGGCAAACCAATTCGGCGACGAACACTACAATGCCCTGGGCCAGACGATCGAAACGCAGG
Coding sequences within it:
- a CDS encoding PepSY domain-containing protein encodes the protein MKLHHLIVAASSVLMGTAAFAGPACTETPESSWMPQTTMLRKLVDAGYTLERFQVTKGNCYELYGMDKDGNKVEIYHNPVDGSVVESKTKTKTKTKKS
- a CDS encoding PepSY domain-containing protein, yielding MRSLNALLAVAGLTLSAVAFAGPQCTDMPKSDWMSEEAMKQKIAEQGYTVDKFKTTDGNCYEIYGKDQDGKKVEIYFSPIDGSVVKEKRG
- a CDS encoding cytochrome b/b6 domain-containing protein — translated: MGKVRVWDRPVRIFHWGLVASLTAAYLTSEDAESPHQWAGYLALALVAFRVVWGFVGSPHARFADFVPRPATLVDYVGQLARGREPRHLGHNPAAAVMIVFLMAMVATIGTTGWLMTTDWGWGSEILEEVHVTAVDLTLGAIALHVAAAIFESVRHRENLILSMLTGYKRR
- a CDS encoding HD-GYP domain-containing protein; the encoded protein is MTFSSYRGIRFERYAGRAECKMNGEHRCVRSLHASSRAAASRDPISRTWGSRQEFRTTRSARKTGIFWPVPSPVGLRVVTRWEQHMNSFNKRTAVRIAVVSALLAALVSPVAWFVAYKGAEDGTVWLAIDESRRLLHHFGAITLTGPEAGDNARKAASALAGGLFDIAEIYDRQGVKLAQAMTEEGEAVEEQLPSHVRPAYRAGFHESFRLEDRRWVLRVFVPLQGTVDADRITGYFEGVRVIPTWQREQMRANALSAALMVGFASLLCGTAIYPVVVRLSADNERKAREILDSHLSMMEALGRAVAMRDSDTGAHNFRVAWLAARIGERLGLRGRTMQSLIVGSFLHDVGKISIPDAILLKPGKLDAEESKIMHTHVAHGEEIVSGIGWLEDANAVVAAHHEKWDGSGYPRKLSGDGIPLAARIFAVADVFDALSSKRPYKEPMGLETTMSILEADTGSHFDPRVMAAFRPIAREVFNRLGQCNEEDVRRLLEERVRFHFGI
- a CDS encoding IS66-like element ISAzo21 family transposase, translated to MPQTPLTQLPTREEAAQWTADQVVELAGAHLAQQRQFEVIKGEFEAMRHQLDWFRRQLFGQKSEKRIVDANPHQMSLGELPVPGSSPPPPAQDIAAHTRRARTSDCAKGDESALFFDEARVPVETIEVPNPEAEGLAPGQFEVIGEKTSFRLAQRPGSYVILKYVRPVIKLRNTQLISCPAAPRGVIEGSRADVSFVVGLITDKFCYHQPLYRQHQRLGDNGIRVSRPWLTQLTHSALALLEPVFTAQLGSIRLSRVKAMDETPIKAGRAGPGKMKGGYFWPVYGERDEICFVYHESRKAQHIEQILGTDPPPEGAVLLTDGYGVYERYAEKCGLTHAQCWAHSRRKFFDAQSVEPERAGRALEMIGKLYAVEKRIREATLVGEASRAYRIEHAQPVVHEFFAWVDAQFDTHGLLPSSPLTTAMAYVRERRAALEVYLRDPEVSIDTNHLERALRVVPMGRRNWLFCWTEVGAKYVGIAQSLIATCRLHDIDPYEYLVDVLQRVGQHPAADVAQLTPRLWKQHFAANPLRSDLFGISK
- the tnpB gene encoding IS66 family insertion sequence element accessory protein TnpB (TnpB, as the term is used for proteins encoded by IS66 family insertion elements, is considered an accessory protein, since TnpC, encoded by a neighboring gene, is a DDE family transposase.) — protein: MFFPEGAVRVHLYGRPVDMRKSFDGLYALARHGVGQDPLSGHLFVFISRRATQMKVLYWDRSGFCIWAKRLESGRFVSDWSRVATREMDWTGLKLLLEGIEPARFKKRFALPESNRKPV
- the tnpA gene encoding IS66 family insertion sequence element accessory protein TnpA, which codes for MAGVLKRNWRRRSREEWQEVFARHGSSGLSVTAFCARESISVSSFQRWRATVGPVCGKAVAGGATRKEAFVDLGVLGSGGTSRWELKLDLGDGVVLHLVRG